The following are encoded in a window of Salvelinus fontinalis isolate EN_2023a chromosome 40, ASM2944872v1, whole genome shotgun sequence genomic DNA:
- the LOC129839343 gene encoding serum response factor-like isoform X3 — MLGGNGAGIGTRTGGARPGNGTGLTALQVNNPGTNMSGAEGGRFDDRIRQYSAEVVYSGSEPESDSGDDDETMGSAGDKRGVKRERAEMEVAGSATSLGLPPGGYGGVTGGATGAKPGKKTRGRVKIKMEFIDNKLRRYTTFSKRKTGIMKKAYELSTLTGTQVLLLVASETGHVYTFATRKLQPMITSETGKALIQTCLNSPDSPPRNDPSTDQRMSATGFEETDLTYQVSEADGCTEPTKDMMKSTFTMANLPSGVNTQPMSTSSSSTTSSVAMHLQNSIPATCWQVSAGINTHSATSTVLKTSATSTSVMLPGGFTLMSGGGMGQQLQAIQVHPSSQQSSVSHSDLSHITSNSTVSLPTTIVTSSVPSSMGGHMMYPGAHTVMYATPTTSLCDGSLTVLNTFPQTAHTQSHDPGAVSQVFLTGHPGTVQIPVSAVQLHPMVIGQQSSSSNLTELQVVNLDAQHHSKDD, encoded by the exons ATGTTGGGGGGAAACGGGGCAGGAATCGGTACAAGAACAGGGGGCGCACGACCTGGAAATGGGACTGGGTTGACCGCTCTGCAAGTTAATAACCCAGGAACGAACATGAGTGGTGCCGAAGGTGGAAGGTTTGACGACCGAATCAGACAATACTCAGCCGAGGTGGTGTACAGCGGCTCTGAACCAGAGTCCGACTCCGGGGATGATGATGAGACCATGGGTTCAGCCGGGGACAAAAGAGGGGTGAAACGGGAGAGAGCTGAGATGGAAGTCGCTGGATCGGCGACGTCTCTGGGGCTACCCCCTGGAGGTTATGGCGGTGTCACGGGAGGTGCAACAGGGGCAAAGCCAGGCAAGAAAACCCGCGGACGAGTCAAAATCAAAATGGAATTTATAGACAACAAACTTCGGCGGTACACAACTTTTAGCAAGAGGAAGACTGGCATTATGAAGAAG GCCTACGAGCTCTCCACTCTGACGGGCACCCAGGTCCTCCTCCTGGTGGCCAGCGAGACTGGCCACGTCTACACGTTTGCCACACGCAAGCTCCAGCCCATGATTACCAGCGAGACGGGCAAGGCGCTCATCCAGACGTGCCTCAACTCGCCCGACTCTCCGCCCCGCAACGACCCGTCCACCGACCAGCGCATGAGCGCCACAGGCTTCGAGGAGACGGACCTCACCTACCAGGTGTCGGAGGCTGACGGCTGCACGGAGCCCACCAAG GACATGATGAAGTCGACGTTCACCATGGCCAATCTGCCTTCCGGTGTCAACACCCAACCCATGTCGACGTCttcttcctccaccacctcctccgtgGCCATGCACTTGCAGAACAGCATCCCTGCCACCTGCTGGCAGGTCTCGGCGGGCATCAATACTCACAGTGCCACCAGCACGGTGCTGAAGACCTCGGCCACGTCAACGAGCGTCATGCTACCTGGAGGGTTCACCCTCATGTCCG GTGGAGGGATGGGCCAGCAGCTGCAGGCCATTCAGGTTCACCCCAGCAGCCAGCAGAGCTCTGTGAGCCACAGTGACCTCTCCCACATCACAAGCAACTCCACAG TGAGCCTCCCCACCACCATCGTCACGTCCTCAGTGCCCTCGTCGATGGGTGGTCACATGATGTACCCCGGCGCCCACACTGTCATGTACGCCACACCTACAACCTCGTTGTGCGACGGCAGTCTGACCGTGCTCAACACCTTCCCACAGACAGCCCATACACAGTCCCATGACCCCG GCGCTGTATCGCAGGTGTTCCTCACAGGACATCCTGGGACAGTTCAGATCCCTGTGTCAGCAGTGCAGCTCCACCCG ATGGTGATTGGTCAGCAGTCAAGCAGCAGCAACCTTACAGAGCTTCAAGTGGTCAACCTGGACGCCCAGCATCACTCAAAGGACGATTGA
- the LOC129839343 gene encoding serum response factor-like isoform X2, with amino-acid sequence MLGGNGAGIGTRTGGARPGNGTGLTALQVNNPGTNMSGAEGGRFDDRIRQYSAEVVYSGSEPESDSGDDDETMGSAGDKRGVKRERAEMEVAGSATSLGLPPGGYGGVTGGATGAKPGKKTRGRVKIKMEFIDNKLRRYTTFSKRKTGIMKKAYELSTLTGTQVLLLVASETGHVYTFATRKLQPMITSETGKALIQTCLNSPDSPPRNDPSTDQRMSATGFEETDLTYQVSEADGCTEPTKDMMKSTFTMANLPSGVNTQPMSTSSSSTTSSVAMHLQNSIPATCWQVSAGINTHSATSTVLKTSATSTSVMLPGGFTLMSGACASFSGGGMGQQLQAIQVHPSSQQSSVSHSDLSHITSNSTVSLPTTIVTSSVPSSMGGHMMYPGAHTVMYATPTTSLCDGSLTVLNTFPQTAHTQSHDPGAVSQVFLTGHPGTVQIPVSAVQLHPMVIGQQSSSSNLTELQVVNLDAQHHSKDD; translated from the exons ATGTTGGGGGGAAACGGGGCAGGAATCGGTACAAGAACAGGGGGCGCACGACCTGGAAATGGGACTGGGTTGACCGCTCTGCAAGTTAATAACCCAGGAACGAACATGAGTGGTGCCGAAGGTGGAAGGTTTGACGACCGAATCAGACAATACTCAGCCGAGGTGGTGTACAGCGGCTCTGAACCAGAGTCCGACTCCGGGGATGATGATGAGACCATGGGTTCAGCCGGGGACAAAAGAGGGGTGAAACGGGAGAGAGCTGAGATGGAAGTCGCTGGATCGGCGACGTCTCTGGGGCTACCCCCTGGAGGTTATGGCGGTGTCACGGGAGGTGCAACAGGGGCAAAGCCAGGCAAGAAAACCCGCGGACGAGTCAAAATCAAAATGGAATTTATAGACAACAAACTTCGGCGGTACACAACTTTTAGCAAGAGGAAGACTGGCATTATGAAGAAG GCCTACGAGCTCTCCACTCTGACGGGCACCCAGGTCCTCCTCCTGGTGGCCAGCGAGACTGGCCACGTCTACACGTTTGCCACACGCAAGCTCCAGCCCATGATTACCAGCGAGACGGGCAAGGCGCTCATCCAGACGTGCCTCAACTCGCCCGACTCTCCGCCCCGCAACGACCCGTCCACCGACCAGCGCATGAGCGCCACAGGCTTCGAGGAGACGGACCTCACCTACCAGGTGTCGGAGGCTGACGGCTGCACGGAGCCCACCAAG GACATGATGAAGTCGACGTTCACCATGGCCAATCTGCCTTCCGGTGTCAACACCCAACCCATGTCGACGTCttcttcctccaccacctcctccgtgGCCATGCACTTGCAGAACAGCATCCCTGCCACCTGCTGGCAGGTCTCGGCGGGCATCAATACTCACAGTGCCACCAGCACGGTGCTGAAGACCTCGGCCACGTCAACGAGCGTCATGCTACCTGGAGGGTTCACCCTCATGTCCG GTGCGTGTGCGTCTTTCTCAGGTGGAGGGATGGGCCAGCAGCTGCAGGCCATTCAGGTTCACCCCAGCAGCCAGCAGAGCTCTGTGAGCCACAGTGACCTCTCCCACATCACAAGCAACTCCACAG TGAGCCTCCCCACCACCATCGTCACGTCCTCAGTGCCCTCGTCGATGGGTGGTCACATGATGTACCCCGGCGCCCACACTGTCATGTACGCCACACCTACAACCTCGTTGTGCGACGGCAGTCTGACCGTGCTCAACACCTTCCCACAGACAGCCCATACACAGTCCCATGACCCCG GCGCTGTATCGCAGGTGTTCCTCACAGGACATCCTGGGACAGTTCAGATCCCTGTGTCAGCAGTGCAGCTCCACCCG ATGGTGATTGGTCAGCAGTCAAGCAGCAGCAACCTTACAGAGCTTCAAGTGGTCAACCTGGACGCCCAGCATCACTCAAAGGACGATTGA
- the LOC129839343 gene encoding serum response factor-like isoform X1, with amino-acid sequence MLGGNGAGIGTRTGGARPGNGTGLTALQVNNPGTNMSGAEGGRFDDRIRQYSAEVVYSGSEPESDSGDDDETMGSAGDKRGVKRERAEMEVAGSATSLGLPPGGYGGVTGGATGAKPGKKTRGRVKIKMEFIDNKLRRYTTFSKRKTGIMKKAYELSTLTGTQVLLLVASETGHVYTFATRKLQPMITSETGKALIQTCLNSPDSPPRNDPSTDQRMSATGFEETDLTYQVSEADGCTEPTKDMMKSTFTMANLPSGVNTQPMSTSSSSTTSSVAMHLQNSIPATCWQVSAGINTHSATSTVLKTSATSTSVMLPGGFTLMSGAMLPPGTHTIPLSQLQALQGPLAQTSITTAGHGQQTTLLRLPATVLLTGGGMGQQLQAIQVHPSSQQSSVSHSDLSHITSNSTVSLPTTIVTSSVPSSMGGHMMYPGAHTVMYATPTTSLCDGSLTVLNTFPQTAHTQSHDPGAVSQVFLTGHPGTVQIPVSAVQLHPMVIGQQSSSSNLTELQVVNLDAQHHSKDD; translated from the exons ATGTTGGGGGGAAACGGGGCAGGAATCGGTACAAGAACAGGGGGCGCACGACCTGGAAATGGGACTGGGTTGACCGCTCTGCAAGTTAATAACCCAGGAACGAACATGAGTGGTGCCGAAGGTGGAAGGTTTGACGACCGAATCAGACAATACTCAGCCGAGGTGGTGTACAGCGGCTCTGAACCAGAGTCCGACTCCGGGGATGATGATGAGACCATGGGTTCAGCCGGGGACAAAAGAGGGGTGAAACGGGAGAGAGCTGAGATGGAAGTCGCTGGATCGGCGACGTCTCTGGGGCTACCCCCTGGAGGTTATGGCGGTGTCACGGGAGGTGCAACAGGGGCAAAGCCAGGCAAGAAAACCCGCGGACGAGTCAAAATCAAAATGGAATTTATAGACAACAAACTTCGGCGGTACACAACTTTTAGCAAGAGGAAGACTGGCATTATGAAGAAG GCCTACGAGCTCTCCACTCTGACGGGCACCCAGGTCCTCCTCCTGGTGGCCAGCGAGACTGGCCACGTCTACACGTTTGCCACACGCAAGCTCCAGCCCATGATTACCAGCGAGACGGGCAAGGCGCTCATCCAGACGTGCCTCAACTCGCCCGACTCTCCGCCCCGCAACGACCCGTCCACCGACCAGCGCATGAGCGCCACAGGCTTCGAGGAGACGGACCTCACCTACCAGGTGTCGGAGGCTGACGGCTGCACGGAGCCCACCAAG GACATGATGAAGTCGACGTTCACCATGGCCAATCTGCCTTCCGGTGTCAACACCCAACCCATGTCGACGTCttcttcctccaccacctcctccgtgGCCATGCACTTGCAGAACAGCATCCCTGCCACCTGCTGGCAGGTCTCGGCGGGCATCAATACTCACAGTGCCACCAGCACGGTGCTGAAGACCTCGGCCACGTCAACGAGCGTCATGCTACCTGGAGGGTTCACCCTCATGTCCG GCGCAATGCTTCCCCCTGGCACGCACACCATTCCACTCAGTCAGCTGCAGGCCCTCCAGGGCCCCTTGGCCCAGACCAGCATCACCACCGCAGGGCACGGCCAGCAGACCACCCTGCTCCGCCTACCTGCAACTGTCTTGCTCACAG GTGGAGGGATGGGCCAGCAGCTGCAGGCCATTCAGGTTCACCCCAGCAGCCAGCAGAGCTCTGTGAGCCACAGTGACCTCTCCCACATCACAAGCAACTCCACAG TGAGCCTCCCCACCACCATCGTCACGTCCTCAGTGCCCTCGTCGATGGGTGGTCACATGATGTACCCCGGCGCCCACACTGTCATGTACGCCACACCTACAACCTCGTTGTGCGACGGCAGTCTGACCGTGCTCAACACCTTCCCACAGACAGCCCATACACAGTCCCATGACCCCG GCGCTGTATCGCAGGTGTTCCTCACAGGACATCCTGGGACAGTTCAGATCCCTGTGTCAGCAGTGCAGCTCCACCCG ATGGTGATTGGTCAGCAGTCAAGCAGCAGCAACCTTACAGAGCTTCAAGTGGTCAACCTGGACGCCCAGCATCACTCAAAGGACGATTGA
- the LOC129839343 gene encoding serum response factor-like isoform X4 yields the protein MLGGNGAGIGTRTGGARPGNGTGLTALQVNNPGTNMSGAEGGRFDDRIRQYSAEVVYSGSEPESDSGDDDETMGSAGDKRGVKRERAEMEVAGSATSLGLPPGGYGGVTGGATGAKPGKKTRGRVKIKMEFIDNKLRRYTTFSKRKTGIMKKAYELSTLTGTQVLLLVASETGHVYTFATRKLQPMITSETGKALIQTCLNSPDSPPRNDPSTDQRMSATGFEETDLTYQVSEADGCTEPTKDMMKSTFTMANLPSGVNTQPMSTSSSSTTSSVAMHLQNSIPATCWQVSAGINTHSATSTVLKTSATSTSVMLPGGFTLMSGAMLPPGTHTIPLSQLQALQGPLAQTSITTAGHGQQTTLLRLPATVLLTGGGMGQQLQAIQVHPSSQQSSVSHSDLSHITSNSTGAVSQVFLTGHPGTVQIPVSAVQLHPMVIGQQSSSSNLTELQVVNLDAQHHSKDD from the exons ATGTTGGGGGGAAACGGGGCAGGAATCGGTACAAGAACAGGGGGCGCACGACCTGGAAATGGGACTGGGTTGACCGCTCTGCAAGTTAATAACCCAGGAACGAACATGAGTGGTGCCGAAGGTGGAAGGTTTGACGACCGAATCAGACAATACTCAGCCGAGGTGGTGTACAGCGGCTCTGAACCAGAGTCCGACTCCGGGGATGATGATGAGACCATGGGTTCAGCCGGGGACAAAAGAGGGGTGAAACGGGAGAGAGCTGAGATGGAAGTCGCTGGATCGGCGACGTCTCTGGGGCTACCCCCTGGAGGTTATGGCGGTGTCACGGGAGGTGCAACAGGGGCAAAGCCAGGCAAGAAAACCCGCGGACGAGTCAAAATCAAAATGGAATTTATAGACAACAAACTTCGGCGGTACACAACTTTTAGCAAGAGGAAGACTGGCATTATGAAGAAG GCCTACGAGCTCTCCACTCTGACGGGCACCCAGGTCCTCCTCCTGGTGGCCAGCGAGACTGGCCACGTCTACACGTTTGCCACACGCAAGCTCCAGCCCATGATTACCAGCGAGACGGGCAAGGCGCTCATCCAGACGTGCCTCAACTCGCCCGACTCTCCGCCCCGCAACGACCCGTCCACCGACCAGCGCATGAGCGCCACAGGCTTCGAGGAGACGGACCTCACCTACCAGGTGTCGGAGGCTGACGGCTGCACGGAGCCCACCAAG GACATGATGAAGTCGACGTTCACCATGGCCAATCTGCCTTCCGGTGTCAACACCCAACCCATGTCGACGTCttcttcctccaccacctcctccgtgGCCATGCACTTGCAGAACAGCATCCCTGCCACCTGCTGGCAGGTCTCGGCGGGCATCAATACTCACAGTGCCACCAGCACGGTGCTGAAGACCTCGGCCACGTCAACGAGCGTCATGCTACCTGGAGGGTTCACCCTCATGTCCG GCGCAATGCTTCCCCCTGGCACGCACACCATTCCACTCAGTCAGCTGCAGGCCCTCCAGGGCCCCTTGGCCCAGACCAGCATCACCACCGCAGGGCACGGCCAGCAGACCACCCTGCTCCGCCTACCTGCAACTGTCTTGCTCACAG GTGGAGGGATGGGCCAGCAGCTGCAGGCCATTCAGGTTCACCCCAGCAGCCAGCAGAGCTCTGTGAGCCACAGTGACCTCTCCCACATCACAAGCAACTCCACAG GCGCTGTATCGCAGGTGTTCCTCACAGGACATCCTGGGACAGTTCAGATCCCTGTGTCAGCAGTGCAGCTCCACCCG ATGGTGATTGGTCAGCAGTCAAGCAGCAGCAACCTTACAGAGCTTCAAGTGGTCAACCTGGACGCCCAGCATCACTCAAAGGACGATTGA